In Solanum lycopersicum chromosome 5, SLM_r2.1, the following are encoded in one genomic region:
- the LOC101253485 gene encoding putative pentatricopeptide repeat-containing protein At5g13230, mitochondrial: MLRYVMARTQPWKRFATFPASHCWALWHRQFSSQSLYLSKGQYTNLEISSFNSSTYANVLQNCIKNRDFIVGKALHCDVLKRGGCLDLFGQNILLNLYVKSELLHDAVQLFDEISTKNVVSFVTLLQGHLQAEEYVTAVELFNRLHREGHELNPFVFTTILKVLVGMDEAEMGWNIHACIYKLGFDSNPFVSTSLIDAYSVSGLVDFSRDVFNGIIDKDMVSWTGIITCYAENDYFEEALGCFSQMRLAGWMPNNYTFTSVIKACLSLLAIDVGKSVHGCVLKTRYEMDPSVGISLLDLYCKSGDLNDAACVFQEIPERDVVHWSFIIARYSQSDRCDEALKFFSQMRRALIVPNQFTFASVLQACASVEALDLGMQIHCYVTKFGLDSDVFVRNALMDVYSKCGKVENTVDMFLETENINDVSWNTIIVGHVQCGDGEKALALFIDMHEAQGRASSVTYSSLLRACATLAALEPGLQIHSFTIKTIYDQDLAVGNALVDMYAKCGSIKDARLVFEMMIERDVVSWNAMVSAYSMHGLGNEALSIFERMRRTHVKPNQLTFLGVLSACSNSGSLNHGYAYLSLMLDDYGIEPCVEHYTCMVSLLGRLGHFDKARKLIEDIPFEPSVMVWRALLGACVLHNEVDLGKTAAQRVLELEPQDETTYVLLSNMYATSKRWNNVAFVRKTMKKKRLKKEPGLSWVENQGSVHYFSVGDASHPDIKLIHGMLEWLNLKSKGGGYVPNSDVILLDVDDDEKIRLLWLHSERLALAFALVRMPPGSPIRIIKNLRICLDCHAAIKFISTLVQREIVIRDINRFHHFQSGACSCGDYW; encoded by the coding sequence ATGCTGAGATACGTAATGGCCAGAACACAGCCATGGAAGAGATTTGCAACCTTCCCAGCATCCCATTGTTGGGCTCTTTGGCACAGGCAATTCTCATCCCAGTCCCTCTACTTGTCGAAAGGGCAATACACGAATTTGGAAATTTCATCTTTCAATTCATCTACATACGCCAATGTGCTTCAGAATTGCATAAAGAACAGGGATTTCATTGTTGGAAAGGCACTCCATTGCGATGTTTTAAAGAGAGGAGGATGTTTAGACCTATTTGGCCAGAACATTTTGCTCAATTTATATGTTAAGTCTGAGTTATTACATGATGCAGTTCAGCTGTTCGATGAAATATCTACGAAAAATGTGGTTTCATTTGTAACATTACTTCAGGGACATTTGCAGGCAGAGGAGTATGTTACAGCTGTTGAATTGTTTAATAGATTGCATAGAGAAGGTCATGAGCTGAACCCATTTGTATTCACAACAATCTTGAAAGTGCTTGTGGGTATGGATGAAGCGGAGATGGGTTGGAACATTCATGCGTGTATTTATAAGCTTGGATTTGACTCTAATCCTTTTGTCAGCACTTCCCTTATTGATGCTTACTCTGTTTCTGGGCTTGTTGATTTTTCCAGGGATGTTTTTAATGGCATTATTGACAAGGACATGGTTTCTTGGACAGGGATTATTACTTGCTATGCGGAAAATGATTACTTTGAAGAAGCACTGGGATGCTTCTCCCAAATGAGGCTGGCAGGTTGGATGCCAAACAACTACACATTTACGAGTGTCATAAAGGCTTGCCTTAGTCTACTGGCCATTGATGTGGGCAAGAGTGTTCATGGATGTGTACTGAAAACTAGGTATGAGATGGATCCTTCTGTTGGTATTTCGTTGCTTGACCTATACTGTAAATCTGGAGATTTGAATGATGCTGCGTGTGTTTTTCAAGAGATACCTGAGCGTGATGTAGTTCATTGGAGTTTTATTATAGCACGATATTCACAGAGTGACCGCTGTGATGAGGCATTGAAGTTCTTTTCCCAAATGAGGAGAGCATTAATTGTTCCAAACCAGTTTACTTTTGCTAGTGTGCTGCAGGCATGTGCATCTGTGGAGGCTTTAGACCTTGGGATGCAAATCCACTGCTATGTGACCAAGTTTGGGCTTGATTCAGATGTGTTTGTAAGAAATGCCCTCATGGATGTATATTCTAAGTGTGGAAAGGTGGAAAATACAGTAGACATGTTTCTGGAGACTGAAAACATAAATGATGTGTCATGGAACACTATTATTGTTGGCCATGTACAATGTGGAGATGGAGAGAAGGCACTAGCTCTGTTTATTGATATGCATGAAGCTCAAGGGCGAGCTTCATCGGTGACATATTCGTCTCTGCTGCGTGCTTGTGCAACCCTGGCTGCATTGGAGCCAGGTCTTCAAATTCACTCGTTTACTATAAAAACCATTTACGATCAAGATCTTGCAGTTGGAAATGCTTTAGTGGATATGTATGCAAAATGTGGGAGTATTAAGGATGCTCGGTTGGTGTTTGAAATGATGATTGAGCGAGATGTTGTATCATGGAATGCTATGGTTTCAGCATATTCCATGCATGGTCTTGGGAATGAAGCTCTCAGTATCTTTGAGAGAATGCGCAGAACGCATGTCAAACCTAATCAATTAACATTTCTTGGTGTCCTTTCAGCATGTAGCAATTCAGGATCTTTGAATCATGGATATGCCTATCTCTCTTTGATGCTGGATGATTATGGTATTGAGCCTTGCGTTGAACATTATACATGCATGGTATCACTTTTGGGGCGCTTAGGTCACTTTGATAAGGCTCGTAAGTTGATCGAAGACATCCCATTTGAGCCAAGTGTCATGGTATGGCGTGCTTTGCTTGGTGCCTGTGTTCTTCATAATGAAGTTGATCTTGGGAAAACAGCTGCTCAGCGTGTGCTTGAATTGGAACCACAAGATGAAACAACGTATGTGTTGTTATCAAATATGTATGCCACTTCGAAAAGGTGGAATAATGTAGCTTTTGTCCGGAAAACTATGAAGAAAAAACGACTAAAGAAGGAACCAGGACTTAGTTGGGTTGAAAACCAGGGCAGTGTTCATTATTTCTCTGTTGGTGATGCTTCACATCCTGATATCAAACTTATACACGGAATGTTGGAATGGCTCAACTTGAAAAGTAAGGGGGGAGGCTATGTTCCTAATTCTGATGTTATTCTACTTGATGTGGACGATGATGAAAAGATACGCCTCCTATGGTTACATAGTGAGAGATTAGCTTTAGCCTTTGCTTTAGTAAGAATGCCGCCTGGAAGCCCAATTCGGATTATTAAAAATCTACGAATATGTTTGGACTGTCATGCAGCAATCAAATTTATATCAACTCTTGTGCAGCGAGAAATTGTTATAAGAGATATAAATAGGTTTCACCACTTCCAAAGTGGAGCTTGTTCATGTGGTGATTACTGGTAA